CCGGTGCTGGCCGAGGAGTGCCGGAGGCGGATCGCCGCCGGGGAGGAGAGGGGTGGGGTGGGGATGACGGGCTAACCGGTGGAGCCGGCGCCGTCGTCCGGCAGTTGGCGCAGCACGCTGCGGCAGGCCGCCGGGATCGGGGCGATGACCGGGGCGTGGAAGCGGGTCCGCAGAGCCGCGGCCGCGTCGCCCAGTGGGCCGCCGCCGATGACGACGCGGGTGGCGCCGTCGTCCTGGAGGCTGCGGCGGACCGCTTCGGCCAGGCGCTCGCGGAGCGACTCCGGGTCGGCGGACAGCTCGTGGGGGTCGCCCTCGGTGAGGCGGATGCCGGTGTAGCGGTCGGCGAGTCCCAGCTCGGCGACGCGGGCGGCGATCGCGTCCGCCAGGGCCGGGGTGGTCGTCGCCACGCCGAAGCGCGCGCCGCCGGCCGCGGCCTCGGCGAGGGACGCCTCCGCCAGGCCGACGACCGGGACGCCCACCCGCGCGCGGAGTTCGGCGGCGCCCGGGTCGCCGAAGGCGGCGACGATCAGGGCCGCGCAGTCGCCCGTCGCCACGGCCCGCAGGCCCGCGGCGACGACCTCCGGCGCGGCGGCCGCGAGCGCCGCCGGGTCGGTGAGCATCCGCGGGCCGCGGGCGACGGTCACGCCGCGTACCGGCACGCCCGCCGGGCCGAGCGCCCGGGAGGCGATGGCGGTCATCATCGCCGTCGTCGCCTTCGAGGTGTTCGGGTTGATCAGCACGACGGAACGCACGACCGGACGCACGACGCCGGTCCCCGCCACGGTGGCGGGGACCGGCTCGGAGAGAGGAGTCCTCATGCTCAGTGGACGTGCGCCGCCTTCGCGCCGGCGGTTCCGGAGATCTCCTCGCCCGGCTCCATGGGCGCGGTGACGGTGTCGGCGTCCCTGTTCCGGCCGATGTGGTTGAAGACCAGGTTCAGCAGGACGGCCGCCACGCAGCCGGTGGAGATGCCGGAGTCCAGGATGATCTTCGCGGTCTCCGGGAAGGCGTGGTAGAACTCCGGCTCCGTGATCGGGATGATGCCGACCGCCAGCGAGACGGCCACGATCAGGACGTTGTTGTCCTTCTCCAGGCCGGCCTTGACCAGGGTCTGGATGCCGCTGGCCGCGACCGAGCCGAACAGGACGACGCCCGCGCCGCCGAGCACCGGGCGCGGCACGACCGAGATGAGCGAGGCGGCGACCGGGGACAGGCCCATCAGGACCAGGAAGCCACCGCCGCAGGCGACGACGAACCGGCTGCGGATCTTCGTCATCGCGACCAGGCCGATGTTCTGCGCGAAGGCACTGCACATGAAGCCGTTGAACAGCGGGCTGATCGCGGAGCCGAGGGTGTCGGCAC
This sequence is a window from Streptomyces sp. HUAS YS2. Protein-coding genes within it:
- a CDS encoding aspartate/glutamate racemase family protein, yielding MRTPLSEPVPATVAGTGVVRPVVRSVVLINPNTSKATTAMMTAIASRALGPAGVPVRGVTVARGPRMLTDPAALAAAAPEVVAAGLRAVATGDCAALIVAAFGDPGAAELRARVGVPVVGLAEASLAEAAAGGARFGVATTTPALADAIAARVAELGLADRYTGIRLTEGDPHELSADPESLRERLAEAVRRSLQDDGATRVVIGGGPLGDAAAALRTRFHAPVIAPIPAACRSVLRQLPDDGAGSTG